In Desulfosporosinus youngiae DSM 17734, the genomic stretch TCAGCGCATAGCCTAATTCAAGCTCCATATGGTCAACCTGTAAAAGATTCAGGACATTTTCCGGTTTCTTGCTCTCTTCAATTTCCGTTTCTCGTACTGCTGCAGTTTCTTTGATGACAGACACCTTTGAACTGCGCTGCAGCATGACTCCCAGGCCAACCAAAGCGGCGGCCACCATAAACAGCGGTAATCTCGGCAGGCCAAGCAGAGCTAACATGCATAATACTCCAGCCGTAATGAATAAAGCTTTCGGCTGTTTAAAAAGCTGCTTTACCAGATCGTCCCCTAAGTTACTTTCCGAAGCCGCCCGGGTGACCACTAATCCTGTCGCAGTCGAAATCATCAGGGCCGGAATCTGAGAGACTAGTCCCTCTCCGATTGTCAGTAAGGTATATTTATGCAGGGCATCCAGCAGGGCCATATCCTGCATGGCAACCCCTGTGATAAAACCTCCGATAATATTAATAAATAAGATAATAATTGCAGCAATGGCATCCCCCTTAACAAACTTGGTTGAACCATCCATCGCCCCATAAAAATCCGATTCCTGCTGGATCGCCTTTCGCCTGTCACGAGCCTGTTGCTCGTTAATCATCCCGGCATTAAGATCAGCATCAATCGACATTTGTTTTCCCGGCATAGCATCTAAGGTAAAACGAGCTGCCACCTCCGAGACACGTTCAGCTCCCTTGGTGATCACAATAAACTGCACAAGAACCAAAATAATAAAGATAATAAAACCTACTACCGCATCTCCACGAATAACGAACTCCCCAAATTGCTGAATAATCTCCCCCGCATGCCCGTCAAGGAGAATGAGGCGGGTCGCTGAGATATTCAGAGACAAGCGGAACAAGGTCAGCGTCAATAAGAGGGAAGGCAGAGCAGAAAACTCTAAAGGGTCCTTGGCAAAAACCGCCAGCATCAGAGTTAGAACAGAAGCTGTAATATTCAAAGTAATAAGAACATCCAGCAGTCCTGCAGGCAGCGGGACAACCATCATGACCACGATGCTGACCAGTCCCAATGCCGCAATAATGTCCGTATTATTCAAGAACCGCCCCTTAACCATCGTAGACATGGGTCTCCTCCTTTCATTGAGCATACTTGCAAACCCGCATTTTAATTTAAACCATTCCGTCTGCCATCCTATGATCCCATGAATGAAATAAGATTGCCAAATGAACCCTCATGCTAACCCCAAATTTATTTCATTCATGCCCGCTTCTTCTTTTTCTTTAACCGGTAAACAAACGCCAGCACTTCGGCAACCGCTTTATAAAGATCCGCCGGAATCCCCTGCCCGATTTCCACCTGGGCATAAAGAGCACGGGCCAGCGGCTTGTTTTCCATGATCACAAGGTCATATTCCTTGGCCAACTCCCGCATTCGCAACGCAACCTGGTCTTGACCCTTGGCAACGACGTAAGGGGCATTTTGTACTTTCGGGTCATAACGCAAGGCCACTGCAAAGTGGGTTGGATTGGTGACAACGACATCCGCCTGTTTCATGTCCTGCATCATTCGGCCCATGGCCATCGCACGTTGTCGTTTTTTTAGTTCACTTTTCAGTTCAGGGTTTCCTTCAGTTTGTTTGTATTCCTGTTTTAAATCCTCATGAGACATTCGTAAATTCTTCTCATATTCCCACCGCTGGTAGATGTAATCAAAAGCGGCTATACCTAAAAACGAAAGGGAAATATTCCAAGCAAGTTCCATTAAGGCCTCGCCTAATAAAACCGCCGCCTGCCCCACATTGAGTTGTTGCAGTGCTGGATAAATATGCAGGCGATCCCGGACACTTGCGTAAAGAAAATAGCCGATCAGAAGCACTTTCATTAACGATTTGACCAATTCCACCCATGCCTTTACGCCAAACATTCGCTTCGCGCCGCTGATCATACTTAAACGTGAAAGTTGAGGTTTCATGGATTCCCCCGTAAAAAGAAATCCCACTTGGATATAATTAGAGATTAGGGCAATTAAAAACCCAGTACCTAAAATCGGGGCCATGATTTGAATCCCCAGCCAAAGAACGTTGAGCATGAGACTGGCCACCGAACGTTCCGTCCAATCCGAGGAAAGCCCTAAAACGTAGGGAAAAAGATACTGTATACGGAGAAACATTGCCGGAATCCAAAACCTAAGAAGAGCCACCAGACCTAAAAGCATCAACGCAGAGATAACTTCCTGGCTTTTAAATACCTGACCCTTTTTGCGCGCTTCCTGTTTCCGTCTGGGCGTGGCGGGATGTTTTTTTTCGCTCACTGTTTCCACCCCTGATAAAGTTCTAAGACCCAAGACATATTGGTATCAAATAGCCGGGCAACAGCTTCTCCGAAAAAGGGAATCGAGAGATACAAAATAATAAGTCCAAAAACAATCTTAACCGGGAAAATCACCGCAAAAATATTAAGTTGAGGTACTGTTCTGGATAAGAGCCCGACCCCGACATCGGATACAAGAAGTGCTCCGAAAACCGGCATTGCCAATTGAGCTGCTAAAGCAAAAACATGAGCAACCAGCTGAACGTAAAAAAGATAGTTATGCGGCAAGCTGGACGGGTTTATAGGAATATAAGCATAGCTCTTAACCATGGCGGCAATTAAATAGTGATGAGAATTCGTCGAAAGCAAAAGCATGGTCGCTAATATTATCTGGAAGTTACCCATCATAGGACTTTGTACACCATAAACAGGGTCAATGGCCGACCCCATCGTAAAACCCATTTGATAATCGATCAACTGCCCTGCTCCTTGTAAAACAGCCGTCAGCAGGTAAATGAGAAATCCAATGACCAGCCCCACCAGAACTTCCTTGATTACCACCGCAACATACGGCAAAAGCTCCTCTGGAATGGATGGATTCGCTGCCTGAATGAGGGGATACAGAATTACCGAGATGCTGGCCGCCAAGCCAAGCCTTGCCATACCAGGAACGCCCCTCGCGCCGAAAACCGGTGCCAGCATAATCATACCCGCCCAACGAGATAAAATCAGCAGGAATAACGAGAGATTCCATTGGAGCAGCTGGGCCAGACTCAAATTTTCTCCCCCCTGTTGCGATGTTCGTGGTTCGATGTTCGAAATCTATAGATCATGTTTGGGGTCGCGGTTAATACTTCGTTAGTCAGAGGACCCAAGTCCGAATTCGAATTTCGAACCTCGCGCTCACATGCCTCCAAACGTCGCCAACTGAGTCAATAAATTGGTCGCATAGGCGGTCAGAACTGACAGCATCCACGGACCTAACAAGAGCATAACGACAGCCACGGCAACTACTTTGGGAATAAAGGAAAGCGTCTGCTCCTGGATTTGTGTCATAGACTGAAAGATGCTGACCAGAAGACCGACCAACAAAGCGACCCCGAGAATAGGCCCTCCCACAAGCAGCACTGTCCCAACGGCTTCCTTAGCCATATACAGTACCTGATTTTGGGTCATTGTCATTCCCCCTTTCCCTACTTAAAGCTGCCCACTAAGGATTCTACGACAAGATGCCAGCCGTCCACCAAGACAAATAACAATAATTTGAAGGGCAGAGAAATCATCATCGGCGGAAGCATCATCATCCCAATTGACATAAGGGTAGTGGAAACAATCATATCGATAACTATGAAAGGAACAAAAATAGCAAATCCCATTTGAAACGCTGTTTTTAATTCACTGATCACAAAGGCTGGAATCAGAACATAGGTGGGAACGTCCCGATAAGTTTTGGGGCGTTCCATTTTAGACAGCCCCACAAAAAGCTCCAGGTCTTTTTCCCGTGTCTGCTTAAACATAAACATTCGCAAGGGCTCTTCCGCTCTCTCAAGGGCCTCTGCCTGGGTAATCTGATTCTGCATATAAGGCTGAATGGCATTGGTATTGATCTGATTCCAGGTCGGGGCCATGATAAAAAACGACAGAAACAGGGATAAGCCTACGAGCACTTGATTCGGGGGCAGCTGCATGGTTCCTAAGGCATTTCTTACAAAGGACAAGACAATAATAATCCGGGTAAAGGACGTCATCATCATCAGAATGGCGGGGGCCAAAGAGAGTACCGTTAATAACATTAATATTTGCAGTGAGGTACCTGTTTGTTCCGCCGTTGATGTTCCCAAATCTAAGGTTAATCCTGCCGCCCAAGCAATTTCAGGACATGAAAACAATCCAAATCCCAGCGCAGCGCCAAAAGCCAGCCCTAAAGTCAAGAGTTTAATGGTACGGCCTGAAGAAGACATTACTTTTCGACCTCCTCAAGCAAACGCTTCAATTCTGCAGAAAAAGTGTCTTTCTTGCGGGACTGCTTCGGCCAAAGCTTCCGGGCACTTTGGAGCCATCCTTCCACACGTTCCGTGGGACGTGTGGCGATCTCTTCCAAAATCTCAGCAGCGATATGGGGATCATTGATCTCACTAAGTTTCACCAGGTGGTGATCCGATCCGCCAAGGACCTGTAACTTTCCGGCAATCTCCACCAGGTACAGGCTTTGCTGCCCACTTAGAATTTGCCGGTCGAGAACCCTTGCCCAGGGTGCATTCATCGTCCGCATAGCTGCCCGATTCAGGCGCCGGAGAATCCAGAGAGACACCAGTAAAATAATAAGGAAAACCAGTAACGTTCCCAGAAGCCCCCACCATGAGAATACAGACTGGGTAACCGCCGGAGCGGTTCCACTTGAAGGAAACACTTGGTCTTCAAAGGACATGTTATTTCAACGCCTTCGTGACAGCCTCAACCACGCGTTCCGCTTGAAAAGGCTTGACGACAAAGTCTTTAGCCCCGGATTGAATAGCTTCGATGACCATAGCTTGTTGACCCATAGCACTGCACATAATGATCCGTGCTTTCGAATCCAGTTTACGGATTTCTTTTACCGACTGCAGCCCGTCCATTTCCGGCATTGTAATATCCATAATTGTCAAGTTCGGCTGCAACTCCTTATACTTTTCAACAGCCACCGCTCCATTTTCAGCTTCACCAATTACATTGAACCCATTTTTCTGTAAGATGTCCTTTAGCATCATACGCATAAACGCAGCATCATCAACAATCATTATGGTAGCACTCATCACATTTCCTCCCTTATCTACTTTCAAATACTCCAATTTCTATTAAACCAGGACTCCTCACTCTACTTCAATGAATTCATCCGTTCCACGGGATGGACAATATCTGTAATCCGAATTCCAAAGGTCTCATTAATGACAACAACCTCACATTTAGCAATCAACTTGCCATTGACAATCATATCGACTGGTTCCCCGGCCAAGCGATCCAATTCGATAACTGAACCGGGTCCCATATCCAGGATTTCTTTAATCGTTTTTTTCGCCCGGCCCAGTTCAACACTTATTTGTAAAGGTACATCCAGAATCAAGCTTAGATTATCAGGCTGCGTCAGGGGAGGTCCCGGCTGAAGCGGTGCAAATTGTGCCGGCTGAACCGGCATCTGCACTCTGGCTTGATGACCAGGCTGCCCCATTCCATAGGAGGAATGATCCATTGGCGCCGAATAAGGTGCCCCATCGTAGATCGGAGACTCGTAAGCGGGTGCTCCGTAAGCCGGAGCCGGGGCTTCGTAGACTGGTGTTGAGGGTGGCTGGGGGCTTTGAAACGCTGTGGGCGGGGGAGCAGGAGCTGCAGGTTGTGCAGCCGGAGCCGGTGGAGCGGAGCCTCCATCCATCCCGCCCATTAGCTTACCGACCATTCTTTTAGCAACGTCAAGGGGAATTACCTGAACAAGAGTACTGTCAATGACATCTTCTACAACCATGCGGAAAGAGATCCGGACAAGGGGTTCATCCGCAGACAAAAAATCATGAATCACATCTCTCCCCGTCGCCATGTCATTAAGCACTAAATTTGGCGGGGTAATATCTACCATCGCATTAAACATGGTCGACATAGATGTGGCAGCCGATCCCATCATTTGGTTCATAGCTTCTGAGATACCGCTGATTTGAAGATCAGAAAGCCCGTCTGACGGGTTTTTTCCATCCCCTCCCATCATCAAGTCAACAATGACTGAACCATCCCGTTGAGAAAGAATCAAGAGATTCGAGCCTTCAATTCCTGCTTTGTATTTGACATCACAAATCACGGAAGGGATAGGATAATCATGACGAATCTGTTCCGAGGTCGTTAAGTCCACTTTCGGCGTGGTAATATCCACCTTTTTGCCTAAGAGCTGAGATAATGTCGTGGCAGCAGTACCCATGGAAATATTAGCAATTTCGCCGAGAGTATCCTTTTCCATCTCATTCAATAAATCAAAGGCCGTTAATGACTCCGGGGCCAATTCAGGTGGTGTGTCCAAGTCAGATTCAAGTGTTCCTCGAAGCAGCGCATCAATTTCTTCCTGAGTGAGCGACCCATTACCCATCTTGTTCCCCTCCTTCCTCTATTATTTCCGTTATCTGAACGGCGAGATGTTCCCCGTGAAGACCAGGGATAGACTTGAATTTCATAAATTCACCCACATAAATTGGCAGTGGATCCTGAACTGATTGGTTCAGTGGAATAACATCTCCTTTAGCAAGATCCAAAAGGTCTCTGACCAGGATTTCCGAGTTACCTAAAAACGCAATCATATCAACTTTCGCCCATTCGATTTTTTTCCGAATCGCTTGTACCTGCTCCGGAGAAGTGACCTTCGCCTCTGTGGAAAAGAGGAAAAACGTACTTAACTTATCTAAGATGGGCTCAAGGACCAGATAGGGCATACAGATATTAATCATCCCGATTGCTTCGCCGACCTTGACTTCAAGGGTTATGAGTACAATCATTTCATTAGGAGCTACAATTTGTGTAAACTGAGGATTCGATTCCATCGATATAAAATGCGGTTTAAGGGCGTAAACCTCTGACCAGGCTTCTTCCGTGATATTTACCATTTGAGTTAAGCGGTTTTCTATAATTGTCCTTTCAATCTCGGTTAAATCCCGGTTTTTTTCCGTCCCTTGCCCTTGCCCTCCTAAAAGCCGGTCCACCACCGCAAAGGTGAGAGAAGGGCTCACCTCCATTAAGATTGTACCCTCCAGCGGATTCAGGGAGTAAAGGGCCAGGACAGTGGGGTTAGGTAAAGACCGGATAAACTCGTCATAGGTGATCTGTTCTATTGAAACAACAGAGCTTTCAACGACAGAATGCAGATTCCCGGAAAAAAAAGTAGTAAGACCTCTGCAATAATTCTCATGAATATTATGGAGGGAGTGAATCTGATCCTTGGAAAACTTATTCGGACGTTTAAAATCGTATACACGAATCCGCTTTTGAGTCTTGGTTGTCTTCATTTCCTCTACGTCAACTTGTCCATCGGACAGCGCATTCAGCAGAGCATCAATCTCAGCCTGGGACAAGACGTCTCCCATCAAACCACCCCCTTGCTCGATATTCGATCTTTCTGGTTCGAACCTTTATTCTCAATCTATATAGCTTAAACTCATAACCAATGTTCGATTGTGAGTTATTCGTCGTCACACCAGAAATACCAACCTCGCAACTCTGACCTCCGGCTTCTGACCTCTGACCTCTGTTATTGGTAGACCAAAGAAAGAAAGAGAACATCTGTGATTTGATCTTCTGCCACTTCATTAAGCTTCTCAATTAACTCTTTCCTCAATTTTTCACGTGCCTGTGTGGTTTGTACATCGGCAAGGGATTTATCCGCCAAAACCGTATTAACCCGGTCTTTTAAGAACGCATCCTCTTCCTTCAAATGCTCCCCCGCTTTTACATCGCTCACTTGAACTGTAATAGCCGTCTTCAGAAAGGCTCCACCTTGCAAATTCACAGTGAATTCACCGATGGGCAGTAAGGGTCCTGTTTTTTTGGCATGGGATTTTTTAGAACTGTCATCAAACGTCTTAAAGATAAAGGTTTGAGCCCCAATTGTCCCTCCCACACCAAGAGCCGCTCCCAAGAACAAGGCTAGAATTACAAAAATAAGGGATTTACGATTCATAAATCTTTTGCTCCTCCACTTTGTAAGTCTGACAACGCCTGCGAAACTCAGCAATGCGCTCAATAAGAACCTCGATGGCTTCTGATACGACGTATTTATTTCCACCCGTTAAGGTTATGACCGTATCCGGGGTTTCTTCCATCAATTCAATCAAGTCGGGATTTAAAGCAAAGGTTTTTCCATTTAAGCGAGTAACATAAATCATAGCTTCATCCCCTTCCGTTGATCCGTAAACTAATTTCCATTTGCTTAGTTAAGCAAGTTCACCGACGGCTTTTTTCCCAAGCCAGTGAAGTACTTGACCCGTTTCATCCAACACCTTTTGTTCCTTCTGTAATTCTGCGGCCCGAAAGGCTGCCGCCTGTTTTTCTTTGAGGCGCTCGTATTTCTCAACTTCACGATGCGCTTCCAATAAACACCCGCGGGCCTTCTCCAGAACAGGTTCCTGCTCCCTCAGCTTTGCTTCGCATTCAAGCAATCGACGCCTCTGTTCTCTGGCAAAGACTTGACAGATCCCCAGGTCTTCCGGCCGGTGACGACCAGCTTCCCGTTGACCATCCTGGGCTTCTTTATAACGAACTTTTTGAACCTCCAAAGCATCGAAACAGGCTTGCCAGCGCTGCAGTTCCAGAGCGTACTGCCGCCTGGCCGATTCTAAAATCTGTTGAGCTAATTGAAGGCTGGCATCCAAGCGAAAGCGAAATCGAGCCATTATTTTTAAACCCCTTATTTAAAGATTCCCTGCAATTGTTGAAGCATCTCCTGAGAGGTAACATATTCGTCGACTCTTTGCCGGATGAACGCTTGAATACGGTCCATATGGGCAATTGCGGCATCAATCTTAGGACTGCTTCCCGGCGTATACGCCCCGATGTCAATCAGATCCTTGGCATCACGATAAATAGCGATATATTCCCTCACCCTGCCTGCTAATTCCTTATGTTCCGAACTGACAACATCATTCATAACCCGGCTGACTGACTGCAGGATATCAATGGCCGGAAACTGGTTTTGCATGGCCAATTCCCGGGTTAAAACAATATGTCCGTCGAGAATTCCACGTACTGAATCTGCAATCGGCTCATTATGGTCATCTCCATCCACTAAAACCGTATAGATCCCGGTAATACTTCCGATTTCCGCCATACCTGAGCGTTCCAATAGTTTGGGCAAAAGAGCAAACACAGAAGGAGGATATCCGCGGGTTGCCGGCGGTTCACCCACTGTGAGGCCTACTTCCCGCTGGGCCATGGCAAAGCGGGTCACCGAATCCATCATTAGAAGCACATTCTTCCCTTGATCCCGGAAATACTCCGCAATAGCTGTGGCCGTAAATGCTGCCTTTAAGCGAACTAAAGCAGGTTGATCCGATGTCGCCACAATAATCACTGAACGGGCTAACCCCTCCGGGCCTAAATCTTTCTCAATGAAGTCACGCAGTTCCCGGCCCCGTTCCCCAATCAAGGCGATAACATTAATATCAGCCACAGTATTTCTGGCCATCATACCCAGTAAGGTACTCTTCCCCACCCCGGATCCGGCAAAGATTCCCATCCGCTGCCCGCGGCCTATGGTGAGAATCCCATCGATCGCCCGAACACCGACACTGAGAGTGTCCTGAATCCGGGGACGCAATAAGGCGCTGGGCGGTTTGTTTTGCAGCGGGTAAGCTGTTTCTGGCTGAAGCGGGCGATTGTCCATGGGATGTCCCAGTCCATCCAGAATCCGACCGAGAAGTCCCGGTCCCACCGGCACCGTCAGCTTTTGCCGCTGAGAAAGCACCCGGTCTCCCGGGGCAATCCCTTCGAGTTCTCCCAAAGGCATGAGCAGAGTGGTTGAATCCCGAAAGCCTACCACTTCTGCAGGAAGTTCCCGTCCTTCCCGCGTGATGATATGACAATATTCACCCACACTGGCTCGCGGGCCGGCTGACTCCACCATCAGGCCGACAATCTTCGCAACCCTTCCCTGAGCCGAAATCGGTTCCGTCTGTTCCGCCGCCACTGCTAATCGATTCCACACCCCCATGTTCGAGCTCCTCCCGTAAGGTATGTTCCAGCTTATCTAATTGAGCTTCCAGCCGGCCATCAAAAATCCCTTCCTGACATTCCAGGAAACAGTCTCCAGTCTGCAACGATTCATCCGCAACCCAAGGACAGGGCAGTTTCCCTTCAAGCCACCGGACGTCATCAGGAGCCACGTGCAGCCGCCAGCCCTCCCGTTCCAAGGGCAACAGGGCTAAAGCCCGGATGATGTCCAGCAATCTCTGAGGTTCAACCGCTATAGATGAACGCGCGATACGTTCGGCAATCTTGATCGCTAAATGAAGTAAATCCTTATCAACTTTAGAGAATTCCTCTTGGACCGCCCTCTGGGCTAACTTAAAAAGCTGATTGGCCTTATCCGTCAGGATTTTTCCCTCGGTCTCTCCGGCTTGCCTTCCTTCCCGATATCCTTCTGCCTTAGCTGCAGGATAAATCTCGGCCTGGGCACTCTCTTTAACCTCCTGGCGCAAACGATCCGAGTCACTCTGAGCCTGAGCCAGGGTTTTCTTGGCATCCGCTTTAGCTTGAGCAATAATTGTCTTGGCCTCAGCTTTAGCATCAGCCAGAATCTTTGCCGCCCGCTCCTCAGCATCTGCCAGAATTCTCCCCGCTTGTTCTTTGCTCTCTGCCTCCCCCGGAGTATCCCGGCAGTCTGCGGGTTCAGGCTTTGTTTCAGAAATCTGAGTTTCTTCTCCCACACTAAGAACAGCTAAGCAAGTTCCCAACTGCTGAAACCCTTCATGGCATTCCACCATGCGCGGTGTTGATACCTCAACATCGTAACTTTTAACAACCCGCCCGCTAATAGATAATCTCATCGCTGCCTCCTCTGGAGATGACTATCGCGCCACTTTCCTCAAGCTTCCGAATGACTTTTACAATACGCTGCTGTGCTTCTTCAACATCACGCAGCCGCACCGGACCCATGAATTCCATATCGTCTTTGAGCATCTGACTGGCCCGCGAGGACATGTTCGCCAAAATCTTCTGCACCACTTCCGGATTAGACCCTTTGAGAGCCAATCCTAAGTCTTTGGTCTCCACTTCACGTAAGACCAGTTGAACACCACGGTCGTCAAGCATAACAATATCCTCAAAGACAAACATCTGCCGCTTAATTTGTTCTGCCAAATCAGGATCATCGACCTCCAGAGAATCCATGACAACTTTCACAGTTCCCGGATCTGTCCGGTTAAGGACATCCACGATACTTTGGATCCCGCCCGAAGCCGTATAATCCGTCGGTGCCAGGCTGGAAATCTTACGTTCGAGAACTTTCTCAATCTCTTTGAGCACTTCCGGACTTGTACGGCCCATGGTTGCAATCCGCTTCGCCACATCTGCCTGCCGGTCCGGGTTGAGACTGGCGAGCAAAGTGGCCGCTTTATCAACCGGAAGATGGGTCATGATCAGCGCAATTGTCTGAGGGTGTTCTCCCTGAATAAAGGAAAAGAGCTGTTTAGGGTCTGTCCTGCGCACAAGATCAAAAGGCCTCATCTTCAAAGAAGTCGACAAGCGGCTGATGATCTCAAAGGCACGGGTTTCTCCCAAAGCCCGTTCTAATACTTCTCTGGCATATTCAATGCCCCCCTGGGAAATATAATCGTTGGCCATGCACATCTGATGGAATTCTTCGATAACATGATCCCGCTGTTCCGGCGATATTCTCCCGACATTGGCCATTTCCAAAGTCAATTGTTCTATTTCAGATTCCCCAAGGTGTTTGACCACATTGGCCGAATTTTCCGAACCCAAGGCGATCATCAGGATCGCAGCTTTTTGGATTCCCGTTAAAGCTTGCGCCATCTACCTCTCCTCCGATAGCCATGTTTTCATAAGACGGGCGGCCTCATCCGGGTTATTGCGTGAGTAAAGTTCCACGGCCTCTTTAATCTTTTTCTTCCCAATCTCTTCCGCTGACTTAGCATTTTTCTGAGCTAAACTCAATTGAGCCTCTTCCTCAGCCTTCTGTTGAGCCAGGAGCAGCTCAGCTTCAGCGACATTTACCGGTTCTGAATTATTTAACTCCAGCATTCTTTCAGCGCGCGCTTTGCGTGCTTTTTGTAACCGCTTGCCGAGAAACACAAGCCCGAGTATCAAGCCAATTAATGCAACAGCACCAATTTGAGCATACATAATTAGCTGCTGTCGTTTCTGAGCCTCTTCCATCGCCAATGCTTCTTTCTGTATGTCCGTCTTATTAAAGGGAAAAGCGGCGACCTGAACGTCATCCCCCCGGTTGGCGT encodes the following:
- a CDS encoding flagellar export protein FliJ — its product is MARFRFRLDASLQLAQQILESARRQYALELQRWQACFDALEVQKVRYKEAQDGQREAGRHRPEDLGICQVFAREQRRRLLECEAKLREQEPVLEKARGCLLEAHREVEKYERLKEKQAAAFRAAELQKEQKVLDETGQVLHWLGKKAVGELA
- the fliI gene encoding flagellar protein export ATPase FliI; translation: MWNRLAVAAEQTEPISAQGRVAKIVGLMVESAGPRASVGEYCHIITREGRELPAEVVGFRDSTTLLMPLGELEGIAPGDRVLSQRQKLTVPVGPGLLGRILDGLGHPMDNRPLQPETAYPLQNKPPSALLRPRIQDTLSVGVRAIDGILTIGRGQRMGIFAGSGVGKSTLLGMMARNTVADINVIALIGERGRELRDFIEKDLGPEGLARSVIIVATSDQPALVRLKAAFTATAIAEYFRDQGKNVLLMMDSVTRFAMAQREVGLTVGEPPATRGYPPSVFALLPKLLERSGMAEIGSITGIYTVLVDGDDHNEPIADSVRGILDGHIVLTRELAMQNQFPAIDILQSVSRVMNDVVSSEHKELAGRVREYIAIYRDAKDLIDIGAYTPGSSPKIDAAIAHMDRIQAFIRQRVDEYVTSQEMLQQLQGIFK
- a CDS encoding FliH/SctL family protein; translation: MRLSISGRVVKSYDVEVSTPRMVECHEGFQQLGTCLAVLSVGEETQISETKPEPADCRDTPGEAESKEQAGRILADAEERAAKILADAKAEAKTIIAQAKADAKKTLAQAQSDSDRLRQEVKESAQAEIYPAAKAEGYREGRQAGETEGKILTDKANQLFKLAQRAVQEEFSKVDKDLLHLAIKIAERIARSSIAVEPQRLLDIIRALALLPLEREGWRLHVAPDDVRWLEGKLPCPWVADESLQTGDCFLECQEGIFDGRLEAQLDKLEHTLREELEHGGVESISSGGGTDGTDFGSGKGCEDCRPDGGVSRPASQCG
- the fliG gene encoding flagellar motor switch protein FliG; translated protein: MAQALTGIQKAAILMIALGSENSANVVKHLGESEIEQLTLEMANVGRISPEQRDHVIEEFHQMCMANDYISQGGIEYAREVLERALGETRAFEIISRLSTSLKMRPFDLVRRTDPKQLFSFIQGEHPQTIALIMTHLPVDKAATLLASLNPDRQADVAKRIATMGRTSPEVLKEIEKVLERKISSLAPTDYTASGGIQSIVDVLNRTDPGTVKVVMDSLEVDDPDLAEQIKRQMFVFEDIVMLDDRGVQLVLREVETKDLGLALKGSNPEVVQKILANMSSRASQMLKDDMEFMGPVRLRDVEEAQQRIVKVIRKLEESGAIVISRGGSDEIIY